From Cyprinus carpio isolate SPL01 chromosome A7, ASM1834038v1, whole genome shotgun sequence, a single genomic window includes:
- the LOC109109299 gene encoding insulin receptor substrate 1-B-like isoform X2: MENHTDSQSSTEDVRKSGYLRKQKSMHRRYFVLRTASERGPARLEYYESEKKFRGKAPVPKKALALETCFNINKRADSKNKHMIVLYTRAESFVVAAENETDQEEWYQAMVELQCKSKALCDSANGGDYGLPSPGPAFKEVWQVKVWPKGLGQAKNLVGIYRLCLTEKTVNFVKLNSDAAAVVLQLMNVRRCGHSENFFFVEVGRSAVTGPGEFWMQVEDSVVAQNMHETLLEAMKALSEEFRQRSKSQSAAAGAGGGTTSSNPISVPSRRHHPNPPPSQVGFTRRPRTEPPGTTGGCNSTSPTSRHSFPRTRTSNDGGKVDDGGGATTGGIASCSNSTTNGSCSNTPILRSTSVHAPTPVKAQHALMRSTSTPAPSTAPSLPSGSGHGSEFWAVGTGTSSSGGGGNGSMYSRIPLRQPSVSGSLSDYGSSDEYGSSPGDHSLLTPTMQAESAGSSGGHSVGDEASNYILMSQRGASKPQPGQNALPQTRRVLRRSSSRECEAERRIMSKRASLPPMALERLAPHHRAGDEAVEEDDYAIMTHTTTSRESFRSKQDSGAAASGTGYLEIAAEPKSDAGSGETGVPDATGVANGAMDNGYMSMLPGVTAPPVSLFHSLSVTISDPDSKSADDYMAMTPNNSISPPRQIRPPSFGTDGYMMMSPNSSCSPDQRGVPTVWIGSSSADSRTGSDYMNMSPISARSASSTPPPAEPHTPSDQHSQQPPPKMVYSYYSLPRSYKHNTSTHFGEGPGRGKHLVSGDRGLCGGRGLINSKAKHQEPPVGRHLSLSSSSYSSSSASSESLGEGEEKTVKVTGGAATSTSAKDAEQGSLQQRQGSGRVKQGHLGQRGRPVSLFVDVSKANTLPRVRETPLPAEPKSPGEYVSIEFKGERNLKAGGNGTSGFRQDASLPPNTHRNLPRPTSCVAGFLPFSHSSSTPVPPSTASEYVNMELGVSPSPSPISLTSLGFPPFPTPPVTPVAAPKAYDEQRSTVLNDDDEESEMGHRKSRQVSVPQPEDSPPACGDYTKMAFSLNLGSTLSCSSPKASLLDQPESVVPALGLGLGLDFPLAKIPNPDHGAKVIRADPQGRRRHCSETFQAPSSLLSCSATTSSSAFPDHTQIMARRHGFEGMLWGNSGSADISSQFINPGLPSLSVSQTSSMEQGLNYIDLDLANKENSHTATDGQATVHTPVARIFSSVLGGGAAGGSVGTGGSGGSASNLNMYASIDFYKSEELRTHQGSSKDSTEC; this comes from the coding sequence GTAAAGCACTCTGTGACAGTGCGAATGGGGGAGACTATGGATTACCATCCCCTGGTCCTGCCTTCAAGGAAGTCTGGCAAGTAAAAGTTTGGCCTAAAGGTCTGGGCCAAGCCAAGAACCTTGTTGGCATCTACCGGCTCTGCCTGACTGAAAAGACAGTCAACTTTGTCAAGCTTAACTCTGATGCAGCTGCTGTCGTGCTCCAGCTTATGAATGTGAGGCGTTGTGGTCATTCTGAAAACTTCTTCTTCGTGGAGGTGGGTCGCTCTGCAGTAACTGGCCCTGGAGAGTTTTGGATGCAAGTGGAAGACTCTGTGGTAGCACAGAATATGCATGAGACTCTGCTGGAAGCCATGAAGGCTCTGAGTGAGGAGTTTCGCCAACGTAGCAAGTCTCAGTCAGCTGCCGCTGGAGCGGGAGGTGGCACCACTTCATCAAATCCTATTAGTGTTCCATCTCGACGGCATCACCCCAATCCTCCACCCAGTCAGGTTGGATTCACAAGACGTCCACGGACTGAACCACCTGGGACTACCGGAGGATGTAACAGCACTTCTCCAACTTCTCGCCACAGCTTTCCCCGAACTCGAACATCCAATGATGGTGGAAAAGTTGATGATGGAGGTGGTGCAACAACTGGAGGGATTGCATCATGCTCAAATTCCACAACTAATGGATCATGTTCTAATACTCCTATACTGAGATCAACATCCGTTCATGCACCAACCCCAGTCAAAGCACAGCATGCACTAATGAGATCCACCTCAACCCCTGCTCCTTCAACTGCACCAAGCCTGCCTTCTGGCTCAGGACATGGATCTGAGTTTTGGGCAGTAGGAACTGGGACAAGCAGCAGTGGTGGGGGTGGTAATGGTAGCATGTACAGTCGAATACCTCTCCGACAGCCCTCTGTCTCTGGTTCTCTTAGCGACTATGGTTCCTCAGATGAATACGGCTCCAGCCCTGGAGATCATTCTCTGCTAACTCCAACAATGCAGGCAGAGTCTGCAGGCAGCTCAGGTGGGCATTCTGTTGGGGATGAAGCATCCAACTACATCCTAATGAGTCAGAGAGGAGCATCCAAACCTCAGCCAGGCCAAAATGCATTGCCACAAACCAGGAGAGTTCTGAGGCGCTCCTCTAGCAGAGAATGTGAAGCGGAGCGCAGGATAATGAGCAAGCGGGCTTCCTTGCCACCCATGGCCTTAGAGAGACTTGCACCACACCATCGAGCTGGGGATGAAGCTGTTGAAGAGGATGACTATGCAATTATGACTCACACCACCACCAGCCGAGAATCCTTTCGATCAAAGCAGGATTCTGGAGCGGCAGCAAGTGGAACAGGCTACTTGGAGATAGCTGCGGAGCCTAAAAGTGATGCTGGTAGCGGTGAAACAGGTGTCCCTGATGCCACTGGAGTAGCTAATGGAGCAATGGATAATGGCTACATGTCCATGTTGCCAGGAGTTACAGCTCCCCCAGTATCCCTTTTTCATTCCCTCTCAGTAACAATTTCAGATCCAGACTCAAAATCTGCTGATGACTACATGGCCATGACCCCCAATAATAGCATTTCACCCCCACGGCAGATCCGTCCACCATCTTTTGGCACAGATGGCTACATGATGATGTCTCCCAATAGTAGCTGTTCACCAGACCAACGAGGGGTCCCTACTGTCTGGATTGGCAGCAGCAGTGCTGACAGCCGAACTGGCAGTGACTACATGAATATGTCACCTATCAGCGCCCGCTCTGCCAGTAGTACCCCGCCACCAGCTGAGCCCCACACTCCATCTGACCAGCATTCTCAGCAGCCTCCACCTAAGATGGTATATTCCTACTATTCTCTACCCCGCTCCTACAAACATAATACTTCAACACACTTTGGGGAAGGGCCAGGAAGAGGAAAGCATCTGGTTAGTGGTGATAGAGGTCTTTGTGGAGGTAGGGGGCTTATTAATAGCAAAGCTAAGCATCAGGAACCCCCTGTTGGCCGACATCTGTCCCTTTCATCGTCCTCATACTCCTCCAGTTCTGCTAGCAGTGAGAGCCTAGGTGAAGGGGAAGAAAAGACTGTCAAAGTGACAGGAGGAGCAGCAACAAGTACTTCTGCAAAGGATGCTGAGCAAGGATCCTTGCAGCAAAGACAAGGGTCTGGAAGGGTAAAGCAAGGACATCTTGGTCAGAGGGGCAGGCCTGTTAGCCTGTTTGTGGATGTCTCTAAAGCCAACACTTTACCCAGAGTTCGTGAGACACCCCTTCCTGCTGAGCCTAAGAGCCCTGGGGAGTATGTCAGTATTGAGTTCAAGGGTGAGAGGAACCTAAAGGCAGGAGGAAATGGAACCAGTGGATTTCGGCAAGATGCTTCTCTTCCACCCAATACCCACCGCAACTTACCCAGGCCTACCTCTTGTGTCGCTGGGTTCTTGCCTTTCTCGCATAGCTCTTCAACCCCTGTCCCTCCATCAACTGCCTCTGAGTATGTCAATATGGAGCTAGGAGTTTCACCATCCCCCTCACCAATCTCCCTCACATCACTTGGATTTCCACCATTTCCCACCCCTCCTGTCACACCTGTAGCAGCCCCTAAAGCTTATGATGAGCAAAGATCAACAGTTCTAAATGACGATGATGAAGAGAGTGAGATGGGACATAGAAAAAGCAGGCAGGTATCAGTACCACAGCCAGAAGACTCACCCCCAGCCTGTGGTGACTACACAAAGATGGCCTTTAGCCTGAACTTAGGCAGCACGTTAAGTTGTTCATCACCAAAAGCCTCTTTGCTAGACCAGCCTGAGTCGGTAGTTCCAGCCCTAGGTTTGGGACTAGGACTAGACTTTCCACTTGCCAAAATCCCAAACCCAGATCACGGGGCTAAAGTAATCAGAGCAGATCCTCAAGGTCGTCGACGCCACTGCTCTGAAACGTTCCAAGCTCCTTCCTCGCTTCTTTCTTGCTCTGCAACAACATCTTCCTCTGCATTCCCTGATCACACCCAAATTATGGCCCGTCGGCATGGTTTTGAGGGTATGCTTTGGGGGAACAGTGGCTCAGCAGACATCTCATCTCAGTTCATCAATCCTGGACTACCCAGTCTATCTGTTTCACAGACATCCTCCATGGAACAGGGCCTCAATTACATAGACTTGGACCTGGCTAACAAGGAAAACTCCCATACTGCCACAGATGGGCAAGCAACTGTCCACACACCTGTTGCCCGTATCTTTTCCTCTGTGCTGGGTGGAGGAGCAGCAGGGGGCTCTGTGGGAACTGGTGGTTCAGGCGGTAGTGCTTCAAACCTCAACATGTACGCTAGCATTGACTTCTACAAGTCAGAGGAGCTACGGACACACCAAGGTAGCAGCAAAGATAGTACAG